Proteins encoded by one window of Pseudonocardia alni:
- a CDS encoding DEAD/DEAH box helicase — protein sequence MTDIDADATDTVTADAAPDTSATPEVTPSREAVEFEPAAVTADEPGDDTPAGPTFADLGLAPRLLETLDKLGYAVPSPIQAAAISPLIAGRDLLGQAATGTGKTAAFALPMLQRLADGRTARSRGAKPFGLVLAPTRELAMQVGDAVAKYGAALGASVACVYGGAPIGPQLGQLRRGVDIVVATPGRAIDLVNRGALALDAIEVAVLDEADEMLDMGFVEDIETILGATPRGRQTVLFSATMPGRIQSLARTHLSDPADIRIKKEATPEGEAPRVRQTAYHVPRSHVTVALGRVLEMEQPTAAIVFCRTRADVDAVTETLTARGLRAEALHGGMDQEHRTRVVERLRAGRTELLVATDVAARGLDIDSLTHVVNHDVPSSPESYVHRIGRVGRAGREGVAITLVTPGSVRHLRNIERLIGASVPSAPVPSPEDLRTVRLARTALALREQAGQDADTPPQDGVEQLVVELARDHDLASIAAAAIRIARADNSVPDDEIEIPQVRSRGGRDSGPGDRGPRRDRDGRPGGARGQGARPPKAGATRLFVSAGRASGVRPQDIVGALANESRLSGRDIGAIQIHERHSLVEVPEHAADDVLRSLRGATTLKGRKANVRRDRDNAGAH from the coding sequence ATGACGGACATCGACGCCGACGCGACCGACACCGTGACCGCCGACGCCGCCCCGGACACCTCCGCCACGCCGGAGGTCACCCCCTCCCGTGAGGCCGTCGAGTTCGAGCCCGCCGCGGTCACGGCCGACGAGCCCGGCGACGACACCCCCGCCGGACCGACCTTCGCCGACCTGGGCCTCGCGCCCCGGCTGCTCGAGACCCTGGACAAGCTGGGCTACGCCGTGCCGAGCCCGATCCAGGCCGCCGCGATCAGCCCGCTGATCGCCGGTCGTGACCTGCTGGGACAGGCCGCCACCGGGACCGGCAAGACCGCCGCGTTCGCGCTGCCGATGCTGCAGCGCCTGGCCGACGGCCGTACCGCCCGCTCCCGCGGCGCCAAGCCGTTCGGCCTGGTGCTCGCCCCGACCCGTGAGCTGGCCATGCAGGTCGGCGACGCGGTCGCCAAGTACGGCGCCGCCCTCGGTGCCTCGGTCGCCTGCGTCTACGGCGGCGCGCCCATCGGCCCGCAGCTGGGCCAGCTCCGCCGTGGCGTCGACATCGTCGTCGCCACCCCCGGCCGCGCGATCGACCTGGTCAACCGGGGCGCGCTCGCCCTGGACGCGATCGAGGTCGCCGTCCTCGACGAGGCCGACGAGATGCTCGACATGGGCTTCGTCGAGGACATCGAGACGATCCTGGGCGCCACGCCGCGGGGCCGTCAGACCGTGCTGTTCTCGGCGACCATGCCGGGCCGCATCCAGAGCCTGGCGCGGACCCACCTGAGCGACCCGGCCGACATCCGGATCAAGAAGGAGGCCACGCCCGAGGGCGAGGCCCCACGGGTCCGCCAGACCGCGTACCACGTGCCCCGCAGCCACGTCACCGTCGCGCTGGGCCGGGTGCTCGAGATGGAGCAGCCGACCGCGGCGATCGTGTTCTGCCGCACCCGCGCCGACGTCGACGCCGTCACCGAGACCCTCACCGCGCGCGGCCTGCGCGCCGAGGCGCTGCACGGTGGCATGGATCAGGAGCACCGCACCCGGGTCGTCGAGCGCCTGCGCGCCGGCCGCACCGAGCTGCTGGTCGCCACCGACGTCGCGGCCCGTGGTCTGGACATCGACTCGCTGACCCACGTGGTCAACCACGACGTGCCGTCGTCGCCGGAGTCCTACGTGCACCGCATCGGCCGGGTCGGCCGGGCGGGACGCGAGGGCGTCGCGATCACCCTGGTCACCCCGGGGTCGGTGCGTCACCTGCGCAACATCGAGCGCCTCATCGGGGCCTCGGTGCCCAGCGCGCCGGTGCCCTCGCCGGAGGACCTGCGCACCGTGCGGCTCGCCCGCACCGCGCTGGCCCTGCGCGAGCAGGCCGGTCAGGACGCCGACACCCCGCCGCAGGACGGTGTCGAGCAGCTCGTCGTCGAGCTGGCCCGTGACCACGACCTCGCCTCGATCGCCGCCGCGGCGATCCGGATCGCCCGTGCCGACAACTCGGTGCCGGACGACGAGATCGAGATCCCGCAGGTCCGCTCGCGTGGTGGCCGTGACAGCGGCCCCGGCGACCGTGGCCCGCGCCGCGACCGCGACGGCCGTCCGGGCGGTGCCCGCGGCCAGGGCGCCCGTCCCCCGAAGGCCGGGGCGACCCGCCTGTTCGTCTCGGCGGGTCGTGCCTCCGGTGTGCGCCCGCAGGACATCGTGGGCGCGCTGGCGAACGAGTCCCGGCTGTCCGGCCGCGACATCGGCGCCATCCAGATCCACGAGCGTCACTCGCTGGTCGAGGTGCCCGAGCACGCCGCGGACGACGTGCTGCGCTCGCTGCGCGGTGCGACGACGCTGAAGGGCCGCAAGGCCAACGTGCGTCGGGATCGGGACAACGCCGGCGCCCACTAG
- a CDS encoding L,D-transpeptidase produces the protein MAHTNEPTPRSTRRARRRRALAVVTAGLVVGLGAAGTALAADADPGVAGTPCSASARACVDLGSQQAWLMNGGSITYGPVDVATGGHGTETPTGDFAVYDKDREHYSAEFDGAPMPWSVFFAPGGVAFHQGDRDSGSAGCVKMRNQDATVFFGKLRQGDRVEVR, from the coding sequence ATGGCGCACACGAACGAGCCCACTCCCCGTAGCACTCGCCGGGCGCGCCGCCGACGCGCCCTGGCCGTCGTGACCGCCGGGCTGGTCGTCGGGCTGGGTGCCGCGGGCACCGCCCTCGCGGCCGATGCCGACCCGGGGGTCGCCGGCACCCCGTGCTCGGCGTCGGCGAGGGCCTGCGTGGACCTCGGGTCCCAGCAGGCGTGGCTGATGAACGGCGGCTCGATCACCTACGGTCCCGTCGACGTCGCCACCGGGGGCCACGGCACGGAGACCCCCACCGGTGACTTCGCCGTCTACGACAAGGACCGCGAGCACTACTCCGCCGAGTTCGACGGCGCCCCGATGCCGTGGTCGGTGTTCTTCGCCCCGGGTGGTGTCGCCTTCCACCAGGGCGACCGCGACTCCGGGTCCGCGGGATGCGTCAAGATGCGCAACCAGGACGCCACGGTGTTCTTCGGGAAGCTGCGCCAGGGCGACCGGGTCGAGGTGCGCTGA